A single genomic interval of Patescibacteria group bacterium harbors:
- a CDS encoding GIY-YIG nuclease family protein — MYYVYILQSLKDNKFYIGCTSNLQRRFNEHQRGKDWATKFRRPWKLVYHEEYSDKNEAYKREYFLKSTKGYLEKKRITNRFLNDAG; from the coding sequence GTGTATTACGTTTATATATTACAAAGTTTAAAAGATAATAAATTTTATATCGGTTGCACATCTAATTTGCAGAGAAGATTTAATGAACATCAACGTGGCAAAGATTGGGCGACAAAATTTCGCCGACCATGGAAGTTAGTCTATCATGAAGAATATTCAGATAAAAATGAAGCTTATAAAAGAGAATATTTTCTAAAATCGACAAAAGGATATTTGGAAAAGAAAAGAATAACTAATCGATTTCTTAATGACGCGGGGTAG
- a CDS encoding nucleoside deaminase has product MEKNKFMCIAVLEAWKALKTKDGGPFGVVIVRNKKIISRGHNKVIKTNDPTAHAEIVAIRKATKKLKRFDLSDCEIYSSCEPCPMCFAAIHWAKIKKLYYGCTQQDAANIGFDDKFIYDAIKGTAKRKQVTTKQVNRQECLEPFKKWKSIKNKTRY; this is encoded by the coding sequence ATGGAGAAAAATAAATTTATGTGCATTGCCGTGCTTGAAGCATGGAAAGCGCTAAAAACAAAAGATGGTGGCCCTTTTGGAGTAGTGATAGTACGCAATAAAAAAATTATATCTCGGGGTCACAACAAGGTTATCAAGACTAATGATCCGACGGCTCATGCCGAAATTGTTGCTATCAGAAAAGCCACGAAAAAACTTAAAAGATTTGATCTCTCTGATTGTGAAATATATTCTTCATGTGAGCCTTGTCCAATGTGTTTTGCCGCTATTCATTGGGCAAAAATAAAAAAATTATATTATGGCTGCACTCAACAAGATGCGGCGAATATCGGCTTTGATGATAAATTTATTTATGACGCCATAAAAGGTACGGCAAAAAGAAAACAAGTTACAACAAAACAAGTTAATCGACAAGAATGTTTGGAACCTTTTAAAAAATGGAAGTCAATAAAAAATAAAACACGATATTAA
- a CDS encoding AAA family ATPase: MKIISVVNQKGGTAKTTTLINLSAYLARFGKKVLIIDLDPQANASSGLGVSAENRDKGIYEILSGKIPLTEGLIEVRKNFWLIPANENLAGANIEIVNLEDREFLLTKALKPLADDFDFVFFDTPPSLGLMTINSLVASSSVLIPVQAEYFALEGLGQLLNTINLIKENLRPDLSVLGAILTMYDTRGKLSADVWEELYKFFPHKIYRTVIPRNVYLAEAPSYGKTILEYAPRSRGAKAYHRLAREFVFHNK, from the coding sequence GTGAAAATTATCAGTGTTGTCAATCAAAAAGGCGGTACGGCTAAAACCACCACCTTAATAAATTTATCAGCTTATCTTGCCCGATTCGGCAAGAAAGTTTTGATTATTGATTTGGATCCGCAAGCCAATGCGAGTTCAGGATTGGGCGTGAGCGCGGAAAACAGAGACAAAGGGATTTATGAAATTTTAAGCGGAAAGATTCCTTTGACCGAAGGATTAATAGAAGTTAGAAAAAATTTTTGGCTTATTCCGGCAAATGAAAATTTAGCCGGAGCGAATATTGAAATAGTCAATTTGGAAGACAGAGAATTCCTTTTAACAAAAGCGCTTAAGCCTTTGGCAGATGATTTTGATTTTGTATTTTTTGACACTCCGCCTTCACTGGGATTAATGACCATTAACAGTTTAGTTGCTTCAAGTAGCGTTTTAATTCCAGTTCAAGCTGAATATTTCGCCCTGGAAGGATTGGGACAGCTCTTGAATACCATTAATTTGATAAAAGAAAATTTAAGACCGGATCTCAGTGTTTTAGGAGCAATCCTGACAATGTATGACACGCGCGGTAAATTGTCAGCTGATGTCTGGGAAGAATTATATAAATTTTTTCCGCATAAAATTTACAGAACAGTTATTCCTCGCAATGTTTATTTGGCAGAAGCGCCGAGTTATGGCAAAACAATTTTAGAATATGCTCCTCGATCTCGCGGAGCAAAAGCCTACCATCGTTTAGCCAGAGAGTTTGTTTTTCACAATAAATAA
- a CDS encoding ParB/RepB/Spo0J family partition protein — MSLGRGLGALIPPKTIQKITEETLAETGERVLEIPLEQIEANPDQPRKNFPHQEMEGLINSLREYGIIQPLILTSIGWGKYQIVAGERRFRAAKVLEFKTVPAIIRSVKDSEKFEISLLENIQRQDLNPMERARAYKRLTDEFNLTQEDIARKLGKARTSVANTLRLLTLAEPIQRAIEEEQITEGHAKALLSTEDQEKQKILLKRVLGLNLTVRETEKIVGGKRVRKTVELDSMLLENERELAKILDAKIKIIKKKKGGKIVIETFSQEDLEKIIQKLFKC, encoded by the coding sequence ATGTCATTAGGAAGAGGACTGGGGGCGTTAATTCCTCCAAAAACAATTCAAAAAATAACCGAAGAAACGTTAGCCGAAACAGGCGAGCGAGTTTTGGAAATTCCGCTTGAACAAATTGAAGCCAATCCGGATCAGCCGAGAAAAAATTTTCCTCATCAAGAAATGGAAGGATTAATCAATTCTCTTCGCGAATACGGAATTATTCAACCTTTGATTTTAACTTCAATTGGTTGGGGAAAATATCAAATAGTTGCGGGTGAACGTCGTTTTAGAGCGGCTAAGGTTTTGGAATTTAAAACTGTGCCGGCCATTATCAGATCAGTCAAAGACAGCGAAAAATTTGAAATTTCTCTTTTGGAAAATATTCAAAGACAAGATTTAAACCCCATGGAAAGAGCCCGAGCTTACAAGCGATTGACCGATGAATTCAATTTGACTCAGGAAGATATTGCGAGAAAATTAGGAAAAGCCAGAACAAGCGTAGCAAATACTTTGCGCCTTTTAACTCTTGCCGAACCGATTCAGAGGGCGATTGAAGAAGAACAAATTACCGAAGGCCATGCCAAGGCCTTGCTTTCCACGGAAGATCAGGAAAAACAAAAAATTTTATTGAAAAGAGTTTTAGGATTAAATTTAACCGTACGGGAAACGGAAAAAATTGTCGGCGGAAAAAGAGTCAGGAAAACCGTTGAATTGGATTCCATGCTTTTGGAAAACGAAAGGGAACTGGCGAAAATTTTGGACGCGAAAATAAAAATTATCAAAAAGAAAAAAGGCGGAAAAATCGTAATTGAAACTTTCAGCCAAGAAGATTTGGAAAAAATTATTCAAAAATTATTCAAGTGCTAA
- the topA gene encoding type I DNA topoisomerase, which yields MSKTKNQKKLIIVESPTKSKTISHFLGDEFLIESSYGHIRNLPKSNKKAIDIKAGFIPHYEITKGKEDVVSKIKSLAKNSSEVLLATDPDREGEAIAWHLKETCGLKNPKRIVFHEITENAIKEAINHPREIDENLRQAQEARRVLDRLVGYDLSGLIWKKVRYGLSAGRVQSPALRIIMEREREIRAFIPENYWVLTGEFQTEKKDASTPSTSSEQASSAQDKIILTCDKEPADEKETNRILEAGRANPWHIAEIKQTEAKRSPRAPFTTSTLQQTASSRLGFSPSRTMMVAQKLYEQGLITYMRTDSVIISKEALPVIHQEIEKTFGKKYLEPRIYKTKSKSAQEAHEAIRPTNIGLKSAGINEEQERLYGLIWARTISSQMTDAKMLRTKISANINKEGIIPNFSVVGSITVFPGWLAADVEAQGEEVQIPKLSKDEKLELLNLESQGKQTEPPGRYTEAGLVKELEKREIGRPSTYAYIIKTINDRGYVTKDGKTLHPTDTGEVVSDFLENNFPKYISDSFTAEMENELDEIAEGKIKYEKVLKDFYGPFSKDVKSKEKIDKVTNLGDADEKFKCPVCNGPMVIKLSKTGKFLSCAKFPECAGARKADGSIMEGPKETGEMCPECSTGKLVEREGRFGKFIFCSNYPKCKFIKRSAEEEAKAKTGVKCPKCEGEIVERRGRFGPFFSCSNYPKCKFIIKSRPTGKTCDLCGSLMMQGTKTIPERCSNKACSMHNPHKSQK from the coding sequence ATGTCAAAAACTAAAAATCAAAAAAAATTAATCATTGTTGAGTCGCCGACAAAATCAAAAACCATTTCTCATTTTTTGGGAGATGAATTTTTAATTGAATCTTCTTACGGACATATTCGCAATCTTCCGAAAAGCAATAAAAAAGCCATTGATATCAAAGCGGGATTTATTCCTCATTATGAAATCACCAAAGGAAAAGAAGATGTTGTTTCCAAAATTAAAAGTCTCGCCAAAAACTCAAGCGAAGTGCTGCTCGCGACAGATCCTGACCGCGAAGGAGAAGCGATTGCTTGGCATTTGAAAGAAACTTGCGGTTTGAAAAATCCAAAAAGAATTGTTTTTCATGAAATCACCGAAAACGCGATTAAAGAAGCGATAAATCATCCGCGCGAAATTGACGAAAATTTGCGGCAAGCTCAAGAAGCGCGCCGAGTTTTGGATCGTCTTGTCGGTTATGATTTGAGCGGCCTTATTTGGAAAAAAGTCCGTTATGGACTTTCGGCCGGACGCGTTCAATCACCTGCATTGCGCATTATTATGGAAAGAGAACGCGAAATCAGAGCGTTTATACCGGAAAATTATTGGGTTTTAACCGGAGAATTCCAGACAGAAAAAAAAGATGCTTCGACGCCTTCGACAAGCTCAGAACAGGCAAGCTCAGCACAAGATAAAATTATTTTAACTTGCGACAAAGAACCGGCTGATGAAAAAGAAACCAATAGAATTTTAGAAGCCGGCCGCGCCAATCCCTGGCATATAGCTGAAATAAAACAAACCGAAGCCAAACGTTCCCCTCGCGCGCCATTTACCACTTCAACGCTTCAACAAACAGCCAGTTCCCGACTCGGATTTTCCCCTTCGCGCACAATGATGGTGGCTCAAAAACTTTATGAACAAGGCTTGATTACATACATGAGAACCGACAGCGTGATTATCAGCAAAGAAGCCTTGCCTGTAATCCATCAAGAAATAGAAAAAACTTTCGGTAAAAAATATTTAGAACCGCGAATTTATAAAACAAAAAGCAAAAGCGCTCAAGAAGCGCACGAAGCCATCCGTCCGACAAACATCGGATTAAAAAGCGCCGGCATAAACGAAGAACAGGAAAGATTATACGGATTAATTTGGGCGAGAACGATTTCTTCTCAAATGACTGATGCCAAAATGCTCAGAACAAAAATTTCCGCCAATATAAATAAAGAAGGAATAATTCCTAATTTTTCCGTTGTCGGAAGCATCACTGTTTTTCCGGGATGGCTCGCGGCAGACGTGGAAGCTCAGGGCGAAGAAGTTCAAATACCAAAATTATCCAAAGATGAAAAATTAGAATTATTGAATCTTGAAAGCCAAGGGAAACAAACAGAACCGCCCGGCCGCTACACGGAAGCCGGATTGGTGAAAGAATTGGAAAAACGCGAAATCGGAAGACCGAGCACTTATGCTTACATTATTAAAACAATCAATGACCGCGGATATGTGACTAAAGACGGCAAAACGCTCCACCCCACCGACACCGGCGAAGTGGTCAGTGATTTTCTTGAAAATAATTTTCCAAAATATATCAGCGATTCCTTTACCGCGGAAATGGAAAACGAACTTGATGAAATAGCTGAAGGAAAAATAAAATATGAAAAAGTTTTAAAAGATTTTTACGGACCATTTTCCAAAGACGTTAAATCAAAAGAAAAAATAGACAAGGTAACCAATCTTGGAGATGCTGATGAAAAATTCAAATGCCCGGTTTGCAACGGCCCGATGGTCATAAAATTATCCAAAACCGGAAAATTTTTAAGCTGCGCGAAATTTCCGGAATGCGCCGGCGCCAGAAAAGCAGACGGCTCTATAATGGAAGGTCCGAAAGAAACCGGCGAAATGTGTCCTGAATGTTCAACGGGTAAACTTGTGGAACGCGAAGGCCGCTTTGGTAAATTTATTTTTTGCAGCAATTATCCAAAATGTAAATTTATTAAAAGAAGCGCTGAAGAAGAAGCCAAAGCAAAAACCGGAGTAAAATGCCCCAAATGCGAAGGGGAAATTGTGGAACGCCGCGGAAGATTCGGTCCGTTTTTTTCCTGCTCCAATTATCCTAAATGCAAATTTATAATAAAATCCAGACCAACGGGAAAAACCTGCGACCTTTGCGGATCTTTAATGATGCAAGGAACTAAAACCATACCCGAAAGATGCAGTAATAAAGCATGTTCCATGCATAATCCTCACAAATCACAAAAATAG
- the dprA gene encoding DNA-processing protein DprA, giving the protein MSSPVLKINLKDKNYPKLLKEIYDPPQNLYAIGKIKAEENYPLAIVGTRKVSSYGKQITVSLTKDLVKAGLTIVSGLALGVDGLAHQTTLDNGGRTIAVLGSSPDIIYPPLHRTLAKNIIKNNGAIVSEYQPTTSPTRWTFPARNRIIAGLSLGTLVIEAPEKSGALITAHSALDQGREVFAVPGSIYNPNSAGCNQLIKMGAKAVTKAEDILDAFNLELSEKISETPEPTLPEEKILWKFLSHEPVHIDQLIKSSKFSTSQAIAILTLMEINGKVKNLGGGNYVKN; this is encoded by the coding sequence ATGTCAAGCCCTGTTTTAAAAATTAATCTCAAAGATAAAAACTATCCGAAACTGCTGAAAGAAATTTATGACCCGCCTCAAAATCTGTATGCCATCGGCAAAATCAAAGCGGAAGAAAATTATCCCTTGGCAATTGTCGGGACAAGAAAAGTTTCAAGTTATGGAAAGCAAATTACCGTTTCCTTAACCAAAGATTTGGTCAAGGCCGGATTAACCATTGTCAGCGGTTTGGCTTTGGGTGTGGACGGATTGGCTCATCAAACAACTTTGGATAATGGCGGCCGAACAATCGCGGTTTTGGGTTCAAGTCCTGATATTATTTATCCGCCGCTTCACAGAACCTTGGCAAAAAATATTATTAAAAATAACGGAGCAATAGTTTCTGAATATCAACCGACCACCTCCCCGACCAGATGGACTTTTCCAGCCAGAAACAGAATTATCGCCGGACTTTCTTTGGGAACTTTGGTGATAGAAGCACCGGAAAAATCCGGAGCATTGATTACCGCGCATTCAGCTTTGGATCAAGGACGGGAAGTTTTCGCCGTGCCAGGCAGCATTTACAATCCGAATTCAGCCGGCTGCAATCAACTGATTAAAATGGGCGCGAAAGCGGTTACCAAAGCCGAAGATATTTTAGACGCTTTTAATTTGGAACTGTCGGAAAAAATTTCCGAAACACCCGAACCGACTTTGCCGGAAGAAAAAATATTATGGAAATTTTTAAGTCACGAGCCCGTGCATATTGACCAATTAATTAAATCAAGTAAATTTAGCACCAGTCAGGCCATTGCCATCTTGACATTAATGGAAATAAACGGCAAAGTGAAAAACCTGGGAGGCGGAAATTATGTCAAAAACTAA
- the murG gene encoding undecaprenyldiphospho-muramoylpentapeptide beta-N-acetylglucosaminyltransferase has translation MRIFLSGGGTGGSVSPLLAISQEIKKHNPEAKFLFIGTRQGLPERELAQSYNIPYQPIFSGKLSRYFCWRNFVSPFLIIAGFLQSVFLILKFKPKAIVSAGGFVAVPLVWAGWFFRTPIFIHQQDVIPGLANKLMAPFAKIITVSLEKSLNDFLKEKTVLTGNPVRPDIKNYSRERAIKRFDLETNLPTLLVIGGGTGAENINKLINKIIPELVKFCQIIHITGKRKIQVAQTLTHYHQYEFLNEAMPDALTIADLIISRAGMGFLTELSILGKPAIIIPMPNSHQEINAQYFAEQKAIVLMEEKNINHKILFDKIHQLIFAASERSVLSLNISKLAKPDAASKIAEIILKNI, from the coding sequence ATGAGAATATTTTTAAGCGGCGGCGGCACAGGCGGTTCGGTCAGTCCGCTTTTAGCCATCAGCCAAGAAATAAAGAAACATAATCCGGAAGCAAAATTTTTATTTATCGGAACTCGCCAAGGTTTGCCGGAGAGGGAATTGGCTCAATCATACAATATTCCTTATCAACCGATTTTTTCCGGTAAATTGAGCCGTTATTTTTGTTGGCGCAATTTTGTTTCTCCATTTTTAATTATTGCAGGTTTTTTACAATCTGTTTTTTTAATTTTAAAATTTAAGCCAAAAGCTATTGTTTCGGCCGGGGGATTTGTCGCCGTGCCATTGGTTTGGGCCGGTTGGTTTTTCAGAACGCCGATTTTTATCCATCAACAAGATGTTATTCCGGGTTTAGCCAATAAATTAATGGCTCCTTTTGCTAAAATTATCACCGTCAGTTTGGAAAAATCGTTGAATGATTTTCTGAAAGAAAAAACCGTTTTGACCGGTAATCCGGTTCGCCCGGACATAAAAAATTATTCTCGAGAAAGAGCGATTAAAAGATTTGATTTGGAAACTAATTTGCCGACATTATTGGTTATCGGCGGCGGCACAGGCGCGGAAAATATCAATAAATTGATTAATAAAATTATTCCCGAATTGGTTAAATTTTGTCAGATAATTCACATAACAGGGAAAAGAAAAATACAAGTTGCGCAAACTCTAACTCATTATCATCAATACGAATTTTTAAACGAAGCGATGCCAGATGCTTTAACGATTGCCGATTTGATTATCAGCCGAGCCGGAATGGGATTTCTAACCGAATTGTCAATTTTGGGAAAACCGGCGATTATAATTCCAATGCCGAATTCGCACCAAGAAATTAATGCTCAATATTTTGCCGAACAAAAGGCGATTGTTTTAATGGAAGAAAAAAATATCAATCATAAAATTTTATTTGATAAAATTCATCAATTGATTTTTGCCGCCAGCGAACGTTCTGTTTTGAGTTTGAATATTTCCAAATTGGCCAAGCCTGATGCCGCTTCCAAAATTGCGGAAATTATTTTGAAGAACATTTGA
- a CDS encoding GIY-YIG nuclease family protein, with protein sequence MPAQIFYYVYILRSLKDSKFYIGFTKDLRRRLEEHNNKMSTSTKSRAPFTLVYYEAYLHSGDAKERERFFKSGWGRNYIKKSLKRYLCQ encoded by the coding sequence ATGCCCGCCCAAATTTTTTATTACGTATACATTTTGCGCAGTTTAAAAGATAGTAAATTTTATATTGGCTTTACAAAAGATTTAAGAAGAAGACTAGAAGAACACAATAATAAAATGTCTACATCTACTAAATCAAGAGCGCCATTTACTTTGGTTTATTATGAAGCATATCTTCATTCAGGAGATGCCAAAGAACGAGAAAGATTTTTTAAATCTGGGTGGGGTAGAAATTATATTAAAAAATCACTTAAACGTTATTTATGTCAATAA
- a CDS encoding UDP-N-acetylmuramate--L-alanine ligase: MSIKNLGGKKIHFIGLGGIGVSALAKMMIQQGKKVFGSDLNSSEIIKKLEKMGVKFYQGHKAENLSADIDLVIYSPAVEKNNPERIKAKKLSIPEFSYPEFLGELSKEKFTIAVSGTHGKSTTTAILGLILEQAKLDPLVIVGSKVPQWNGNLRISRTNTDSTRTNTDSQRKSVSGQCQSVFVVEACEWRAHMLNLSPKMIVLNNLELDHTDYYKDIDHLIRTFKTYIKKLPKDGVIILNVDDVNLTKLKSKNKTITFGIKNHAEVMAKNIITKHGEQIFDLCFKGKTYNFRLKVPGIFNVYNVLAATAGALALGVKPEIIKKSVENFYGIWRRFEKIGEYKKAIIISDYAHHPTAVSGTIQAAKEFYPGKRIVAIFQPHHHNRTKKLFKEFIKCFKGADLTIISEIYDVAGREEEKDQDVSSKDLVKAIRARYEKIPNSKFQIPNSKNVLYAKNLVEVKQLILKNIKPGDVILVMGAGDIYQIANDLVKR; the protein is encoded by the coding sequence ATGTCAATAAAAAATTTAGGCGGGAAAAAAATACATTTTATCGGCTTGGGTGGAATCGGGGTAAGCGCTCTGGCAAAAATGATGATTCAACAGGGCAAAAAAGTTTTTGGCTCTGATTTGAATTCTTCCGAAATAATCAAGAAACTGGAAAAAATGGGAGTTAAATTTTATCAAGGCCATAAAGCGGAAAATTTGTCAGCTGATATTGATTTGGTTATTTATTCGCCGGCCGTGGAAAAAAATAATCCGGAAAGAATAAAAGCGAAAAAATTATCCATTCCCGAATTTTCTTATCCGGAATTTTTAGGAGAATTAAGCAAAGAAAAATTCACTATTGCTGTCAGCGGCACGCATGGCAAATCAACCACTACGGCGATTTTGGGTTTGATTTTGGAACAAGCCAAATTGGATCCGTTAGTGATTGTCGGAAGTAAGGTGCCTCAATGGAATGGAAATTTACGCATATCACGGACTAATACGGACTCAACGCGGACCAACACGGACAGTCAGCGTAAGTCAGTGTCAGGTCAGTGTCAGTCTGTGTTTGTGGTGGAAGCTTGCGAATGGCGGGCGCATATGTTGAATTTATCGCCCAAAATGATTGTTTTGAATAATTTGGAATTGGATCATACTGATTATTATAAAGACATCGATCATTTAATTAGAACTTTTAAAACATATATTAAAAAATTGCCCAAAGACGGAGTTATAATTTTAAACGTTGACGATGTTAATTTGACCAAGCTTAAATCAAAAAACAAGACCATAACTTTTGGCATTAAAAATCACGCCGAAGTAATGGCGAAAAATATTATTACCAAACACGGCGAGCAAATTTTTGATTTATGTTTTAAGGGTAAAACTTACAATTTCCGGTTGAAAGTTCCGGGAATTTTTAATGTTTATAATGTTTTGGCGGCAACAGCCGGCGCTTTGGCATTGGGCGTTAAACCCGAAATAATTAAAAAATCCGTAGAAAATTTCTACGGGATTTGGCGAAGATTTGAGAAAATAGGGGAATATAAAAAAGCGATTATTATTTCCGATTATGCTCATCATCCGACTGCTGTTTCCGGCACTATTCAAGCGGCTAAAGAATTTTACCCAGGAAAAAGAATCGTGGCAATATTTCAGCCTCATCATCACAATCGGACTAAAAAATTATTTAAGGAGTTTATCAAGTGTTTTAAAGGCGCTGACCTGACAATCATTTCGGAAATTTACGATGTAGCGGGTCGAGAAGAAGAAAAAGATCAAGATGTCAGTTCAAAAGATTTGGTTAAAGCAATCCGCGCCAGATATGAAAAAATTCCAAATTCCAAATTCCAAATTCCAAATTCTAAAAATGTTTTATATGCTAAAAATTTAGTAGAAGTTAAACAACTAATATTAAAGAACATAAAGCCAGGTGACGTAATCCTTGTCATGGGCGCAGGGGATATTTATCAAATTGCCAATGATTTGGTAAAAAGATAA
- a CDS encoding GIY-YIG nuclease family protein: MPGSETLITIMFYYVYVLQSIKNNGLYVGYTLDLKKRLQEHNRKLNFSTKANIPWKLIHYEAYLNKDDAQRREKYLKTSQGARLLKRMLKEYFYNNK; the protein is encoded by the coding sequence ATGCCAGGTAGTGAAACTTTGATAACGATTATGTTTTATTATGTCTATGTTTTACAAAGTATAAAAAATAATGGCCTTTATGTGGGTTATACTTTAGATTTAAAGAAAAGATTACAAGAACATAATCGTAAATTAAATTTTTCTACCAAAGCAAATATCCCATGGAAACTTATTCACTATGAAGCCTATCTTAATAAAGACGATGCGCAACGTCGAGAGAAATATCTCAAAACTTCTCAAGGAGCCAGATTATTAAAGCGCATGCTTAAAGAATATTTTTATAATAATAAATAA
- a CDS encoding nucleotide exchange factor GrpE: protein MSDEEIKKLQEEIELMKQQAEEYLNGWKRTKADYLNREKEIDKEKIEWIKFANLELILNFLPIMDSFDHSVKNLTEIENSGLTSSPRDGSTSSTSSGQASSPQGEWANGVLKIKDQFESFLKAQGVEKIKTLGEKFDPMFHEAIGKQGEENEIVEEIQSGYVMHGRVIRPAKVIIK from the coding sequence ATGTCAGATGAAGAAATAAAAAAATTGCAAGAAGAAATCGAATTAATGAAGCAACAAGCGGAAGAATATTTAAACGGCTGGAAAAGAACCAAGGCCGATTATCTTAATCGCGAAAAAGAAATTGATAAAGAAAAAATTGAATGGATAAAATTCGCCAATTTGGAATTAATTTTGAATTTTTTGCCGATTATGGACAGCTTTGATCACTCGGTAAAAAATTTAACGGAAATAGAAAACAGTGGTTTGACAAGCTCACCACGAGATGGTTCGACTTCTTCGACAAGCTCAGGGCAAGCAAGCTCACCACAAGGCGAGTGGGCAAATGGCGTTTTAAAAATCAAAGACCAATTTGAAAGTTTTTTAAAAGCGCAGGGCGTTGAAAAAATAAAAACTTTGGGAGAAAAATTCGACCCCATGTTTCACGAAGCAATTGGCAAACAAGGGGAAGAGAATGAAATTGTTGAAGAAATTCAAAGCGGATACGTGATGCACGGCCGAGTTATCAGACCGGCGAAAGTAATAATTAAGTAA